The sequence GATGCCTAGAGGCAAAGACTAAATCACAAATCTTTATACTTTTGTTGAAATTTCTACCTGGGTTAAGGTGGATCTCAATAAATCCTTACATTTGACTCAAATGACAGCTATTAAGTAAAAAAGGACAAGCCACTGGAAAATGGACATGTCTAAAAAAGACTTGTTGGGTATAGCACTGAGTGCAATTAAATATTACCAACCTGgactaaaattaattaaaaataatctttgggCCCCAAACATTCTATGGGTATGAAGCAGGCTGAGTAAATTGCTCAGCATCTAAGGACGGCATATTCTACATTGTCCATCCTACATGAACCTCCCAAATAATGGAACTGAAGGTAATGAAAAACCATggggctaggccagtggtcggcaaactcattagcggagccaaatatcaacagtacaacagttgaaattccttttgaaagccaaattttttaaacttaaattatataggtaggtacattgttattgacttaattagggtactcctaaggcttaggaagagccacactcaaggggccaaagagccacatgtgggtcgtgagccgcagtttgccgaccacggggctaggcaATACAGGTATCCGTAATGGCCCTAAAGCGAGAACATCCTCTACATGCAGGTAAAGAGACCCTCAAAATACCTGTCTACCACGATGTCAGCATTGCTGTGTACCAGTAACTGCTTTGGGCCTCATATTTTTACCATTTCTGAATTGAGACTGTTAATAGTGGCTATCTTCTCCCCATTTAACTTTGTATGGGATTATGGGAACAGATAACTTGTGCTTGCAATTCATAGGTCTGGTTCAAGAGGCGCAAAATGAAGACTATGATGGCAAAATCCTGTACTTTGGAGTCTGATACTAAAATTGGAGGTGTCTTTCTTGGGGAAAGATACACATATTTGTGAGGAAGTGAGTGGACTGTGGTAGACTATAGGATTGTTGCCAATTATTTGACTCTGAAAGAGGATTCTATGTATATCCATGTGACGACTCTTGAGAATAGTCTTCCTGCCCTATCAATGTAGGACTTGGCCTAGTGACTTACTTGAGCCAATAGGATGTGAATAAAAGTGATATATACCATGTCTGAGAGGAAGTTTTAGGATCCATTGCATGGTTTGGCCATTTCTATTTTCCTCTGCCAGGAGAATGAAATAGGCCAGATAGGAATTGCTTCTTCATCTGTATCTTAAAATGTGTAAGATCTATCaagcagagccctagccagtttcactcagtggatagagcgttagcccttggactgaacgatcccaggttcgattctggttaagggcccCTACTGctgttgcaggcttcatccccagccctggtcagggcgcatgcggaggcaaccaatccatgtgtctctcttatatcagtgtttctccctgtctctcccctccttttcactctctctaaaaaaaatcaatggaaaaatatccttgggtgaggattaacaaaacaaaacaaaacaaaaaaaggttcTTGAGCAGAGCAGGCCTACCTGACATGTAATCTGAGCAAATTACTGTAAGTTACTGCGATTGTGGAGTTAGTTACTACAGCATAACGTAGTGACTTGACTGATAAAAATTTACAATAGTATCTATTCAACTTACCTCAGAAACACTAAGGTCACAGAGAGATACTGAATTAACACCAGGTAATTCAACTTTTAATTCAATTTTCAGTGGTTTCTCATTCTGATCTGCCACAATTTTTAATTCATAGGCTGGTCTCTTCATCTCCACCTGGATCTCTGTACTGGAAATCTCTTCTATCAGGCACCCTTTTTTGCTTGAAACTTGGTCTTTTGGTAGTAAAAGTTGAGGGAAGTGATCTGAATCGCTCAGAGTACTGCTTCTTATCTGCTCAAGGGTTAGTTCTTTATGGAACAAAAGCGGGGGGATAAAATCACAAAATTAATCAACAACATAAACAACTATCAGTACTATCAGGCTACTAGCTGCAATATATGTAGTGCTAGCCAAGATGGCAGATAAAGCTGCAGCTAATTGAGTTTGGGAATCTTAAAAGAATCTTAAAccaaaaagatttaaaagtttgcaggatttaaaaatcttaaaggaCATGCTAATATTTCTAATATctaatctttatctttttctattttaagttattcatcttttaaaattgagatttcCAGTTTGCAAAATGCACACAggatacaaaaattttaaatcagtataattttccatttacatTCATTAACTtaccttttctcattttttcttttaaatctgtgGGGCCAGTTTGGATTCCCATCAGGTTTTGTTTCATCCTTTGAatgcttccttttattttaaatttggtaATATGGTAAACGTGTGAGAGAGTGACCTGGAGTTGTTCCTCAACGCATTTCATGGCCATCTGTATTAACTGATCTCTTTTCACTTGGTCCTTTTCTGCTGCCTGGAGAACATCAGGATTGTAGGCAACATCGATGACCGTGTAAACATCTGTgtgtgtaaaaaagaaaagaaaaaaagataaacatttgTGCGTGAGATTCAGAGGGTGTGAAATGAAGACAACCTGTTTCACGAATGATGTTGTCAGGTAATATATTAAGCCATAATCCTGATAAACCTAGAAAGTATAAATTCTATTCCTATATTTTTCAGAAGCAATCATAAAGATGCTAATGTACACAATTTCAATGAGGGCATTTCTTGGCATTTTATATGGGTTAAAAACAGTTTATATTATTAGGCAAACagtaataaaaactttttaaatgagttgctttgtttttttctaaatatatttttattgatttcaaaaaggaaggaagtgggagagacagatataaacatcagtgatgagagagaatcattgatcagctagctgcctccttcacaccccacactggggattgagcctgcaacccatgtgccctgaccgggaatggaactgtgacctcctggttcataggtcaatgctcaaccactgagctatgctggccgggcaacagtattcattttatataaaggTATATTTATTAGTCATTAGCTACATTAtaaccaaataaaatattttacatgtattgTCTTTTACCAAGTAAAATCTGGTTCATGTTATTCccagtaaaattttttaaatgtgttttctgtCCCATAATTCTATGTACCTGATGTTTCAGACATATCTTCTGGTCTGCCAACACTCAGAGGTACTGGATGAGTGATTGATTGGGGAGCTGGAATCCTTTTCCATTGACATAGGTTGATAAAAAGTGTTTTCTCTTTAGGTTTCTAGAAATCAAATAATTTTgcatatcaaatatatttaaaaataatttcctaaaaGCAACACCTCACAGAATTTGAAGAGTGAGAATTTTAGGCTCCAAGTAAATTATTACTTGTATTAAAACTGTGTTTGAGAAATTATACTGTTACCTGATTTTCCCAAAGCTCTTCATCAAGAATTCAGTTGCTACTCCcagaggaactgggaggaggtAGGGGGAATTGATCTAAGCagctgttccattttttttttttaccgtcTTTCACCACTTCTCCCCCCTAAGTTCTCTTTATTTGAAAAATCCCCAATTTTATGATTCTGTATTAAAtcattatattacttttattttcattctagCCAAAAAGTGGCTCATTTTGagatctccaaaatatataaaatatgaactTCCCATTTTTACTCCTTCAATGCAATCTTCTGCACTACATTTCACTTTCCATTTAGAGTGGCAGTTTCCCTCAGTGTTAAAGTAACAATAGCTAACGGTAAGCTATTCTCTGGTTATTGCAGGATCATTTCACTCAGGACCACCCACCAAGGGCACCAACTCTACGTACCAGGATTCTTGTTTGTAGACAGAGCTGTGGTTCTGGGGCAGCACAAAGCTGTTTGCCCTCTTTCAGCTGCTGTTGAATGAAGTTCTTGTAGCTCTCAGGGTTACTTTCAGCCAGATCATCTAGTAGGTTCCAGAATTGAGTAACTTGGGTAAGCAGACCGTTTGAGGATGACTCCATGATTGAGGTGAATAGGCCTCTTAAGTCTGAGAAAAGACATGacttaagtaaaaataatttgtgtAGCTATTGACTCATTTCTTCTTTTGGGAGAGGAGGAGCAGGTCAGGAATTGTTTTGGTGGAGTTAGCTGTTATCCTTAACTGTTCCTAAAACACCGTGGATCAGCACCACTTTATCTTTTCCTTATTCTTGAATTATCTAGTATCACTTTTTAGAATTTATCTCAAGCTGTCCTCTCAGATCATAAGGCCTTACCTCCCCTAGATCCTTACAAGCCCTGAGGGGCCAGAGTACTCATTGAAGTCTGTGCGTCTAGGTAGTTTCCTTTTTCCAGCACCTGGGTTTTGGCTGACTGGTGCCGGAACCAGTCTGGGAATTGCCAGACTTCCTCAATCCTCAGCATAGCTTAGTAGTTAAAAGCATGGacttgctctggctggtgtgcctcagttggttgagtggtgtcccaggcaccaaaaggttgcagggcCCTatctgggttggctcagtggatagagcctcggcctgtggactcaagggtctcaggttcggttccagtcaaagggcacatgccggggttgctggcttgatccccagtagggccgtgcaggcggcagcccatccatgattctccctcataactgatgtttctatctctcctcccgtcctctctgaaatcaataaaaatatatttttaaaaaaccctcaaaaaaccaaaaggttgtaggttcgattctcCGTTAGTACacaggcaggaggcggctgataaatatttctctctcacgtcgatggttctctccctccctcctccttcctgtctctctgaaatcaataaaaacattaaaaaaaaaaaaaaggcatggaCTCTGCCTAGATTCCAATCTTAGCTCTctcacttactggctgtgtgaccatgAGCAATTAATGtatgtctgtgcctcagtttattcTCCTCAAGATGAAGACGATAGCACCCATCTCCTGGGGTTACGGTGAGGATTAAGGAAGCTAATGTAGAGAGGCTGGAACATTCGGTCAGTGCTATGTGACAGTAATAATATCCTCTCTGTCTTCAGACTAGTTCCCTCGTACCTTCCTCCCCAACTAAAAGGAGTCCCAGAGCACCCAccgagtgaggaggaggaggtttgGGTTCTTCGAACACTACATTAGGGTGAGACTAAAGGGAAACTTAACGAATGGGCAACCATTCCAGAGGTCTGCGAACCCACCTCTCCGTTTCTTGACAAACCGCGACGCCTGTTACCAGGGTAACCAGACTGGGTAGCACCTAATTGAGTCCGGAGAGCTCCCGGCAGAAGGTCCTTCCACTTCCAGTTCCGGAGTCTCCCCGTTCCGCCGCGGGCCTCGCTTCCCAGCGGAGCCCGACCCCCTTCCCCAGGAAGGCGCCCGCCGCCGTTCGGCACCGGTCGACCTCTGGAGAGGCCTGGAAACCCTCCCTGTGGACGTCTCCGAGCTCCTGTGGGTGGGAAGGATTTCCCGGGAGCACGACTTCCGGCCTGAACGGGAAGCTCGCTCCCTTTTCTCCCAgtcctcttccttcccccacccccgccacgcGAGGCCGCGGTGCACGGtatgggtgtgtttgtgtgtgtttgtgtggggaGGGCGTGTGGAGGGAAGGTTACCGGGAGCTTCTTGGCCGCTGGGGAGCGGGGTTCCCGGTGACAAAGATGGGGGtgttttctctgtcttccccttgGAAGCCTCAGCTCCCCCTTGAGGCACTTTAGATACTTCTTGGGGCCCAGCCCACAGCGTCCCCCTTGGGAGCGAGACCCCGTCCCCGGGCCCACCCCCGAGGAGCGTGAGCGGGGAATGCCCCAGCCGCCCCGGGCGCCCGGCCTCCGCGCCGGCGCAGCCCCGGCCTCCGGCCGCACGGGTCCCGGGCGTGGGTCCGGCCCGAGCGAAAGGCCGCCGGGGCCCGGGGCGCGGGCGAGGGCAGAATAACCGGTGGGAAGGCTGCGTTTTCACCAAGGACTCGGGTGAAGCTGCAGAGCTGCCTTTGAGCCCTGACCCCTGGGCCGCCTGGGTCGGAGGAGATCTTGTAATGGAGTGGTTCTTCGTCTCACACTAACAAGATGCCCGATTTCCTCAGGATCGAGGGGTGAGTGAGCGGTGGGGTGGTCGCACAAAGCCCCTGCTAGCCACACAGGGAGTAGCCCTGTCGTCTGTTTTTTTGGAGGCTTCTCTACAAAATAGAAAGTAAACTTTCCCCGAGTGGAGGAATTTAGGGCGTCTCTGTATTGGATGTTTTTGTTACTATTGACATTTGTGGCCCCCGATAGTCTCACACCCAGATGATAGCTTCATCGCCAACTAACTGTGAGATTGGAGAGTTGATTTTTAACCTGGACCTCGTTTGCATTGGACTGTGTGGCCTGAGATAAGTTACGGCTTTGAGGGAATTTTATCTACTAATTAGAAATGAAGATACATACAACACAGAGTTATTTTGAGGAGTAAATAGTGTCTTTCCAAAGAATTCCATTGTGCACTATCTCCTTTCATCCTCATATTTCTGTGATCAGGAATTTCCCCCTTGTGATGCTGAAGAAAAAACTATTACCCAAGACTTCTGAGTTCTAAGTGATCTTTTCTTTACCTCATGCTTCTTtatagtattataataaaaatataaggtaataaagggaatttttatttttaaatgtgtattgaTTCATTTCAGATTGAAGAATGTCCCGGGTTCCACTGGGGAAAGTCCTCCTAAGGAATGTCATCCGGCATACAGATGCTCACAATAAGGTGAGAGGGACAACCCTGTTACCCTCAACACTTAATGAGGGCACACAGCGTGGCAGGCATCGTTTTGGTACTGTTgggagatacaaagatgaataaaatagataattGCCATATAGTTTGATAATTACTAAATAGAGACATGTAAAATGTTTTAGTGCACTAAGGAAGGAATAATGAAATCTGCCTTGGGGAATTAGGAAAGGCTTCTCAGAATGGGTGGTATTTGAGGCACTGATATTtgaattagttctttttttttaaaatatattttattgattttttacagagaggaagggagagagatagagagttagaaacatcgatgagagagaaacatcgatcagctgcctcttgcacatctcctactggggatgtgcccgcaacccaggtccatgcccttgaccggaatcgaacctgggacctttcagtccgcaggccgacgctctatccactgagccaaaccggtttcggcttgaacTAGTTCTTGATGAACAGGTTCAAGATTTCCAGGTGTAAAAAATCATTCTGTACAGAGAGAAAATCATGTGCTAACATATGGCAGTAAGAAAGTGCATGGAGAATGGCAAGAAGTTGTGTGCATCCAGAAAGTAGTGAATGTGGGGGCTAGTGACAGAAGATGAGGCCAGCGTGGATTATGGTGGTTGGAGATTAGATTTCTTTCCTCTAGGCAATAAATAaaccatcaaatatatatatttttatttttaaaatacgtttttattgatttcagaggaaggaagggagagggagagctaaaAACATCTATGGGAAACATGGATGGGCTGACTCTTGCAcccctcctgctggggattgagcctgcaacttgggcaggtgccctgactgggaactgaacaggtgacctggtgcatgggacaacgttcagccaactgagtcacactggctgggaaaCCATCAAATGTTTTTAAGCTGAGTGTGACttgattatattttagaaatatgattttttaattggataggtGATGGATCAAATGGGGTGAACAGTAGAGAGACCAATTAGGAAGCAATTGCAGTtttccaggtgagagatgatgaggGGGGTTCATATGAAAGCAGTGACTGTAGGGATGAAGATGAGGAATTTAGGAGATAGAATCCAAAGAACTTGGTGACTGATTGGATGGTGGTGATAATTATGGAATCAAATATTACTATCTTGTGTGATTAGGAGAATGATGATAGGAAACAAAAGAAAGGGACAAGTAAGCAGTTGGAAGttggcaggtggggaggcaggctgggaggggcagtgagggggaggaggggaagagctGTCCTAAGCTGTCCgagcaggaggaagagaggacTGGGCAGAGCAGAGCATTGAGCCAAAGGGGAGATGAGTTTGTCCTCGGATGAGGCTCCGGCCTGGCCTAAGGACCTGGGAGCTCGGACACCCGTGGAAGTGGGAGGAGGCGGCTCTGGGACCTTAACCCCTTGTGAGCTCTGCGGCAGGGGATTTAACCCTTAGTGGGTCCAGCCCCTCAGAGGCAGTGGCATCGGGTAGTTTTAACCCCTTCCGGGCTGGGTTTAACCCACTGGACTTAACCTCATCTAGCCCACCAATTCCTCCATCGTGGGGGGCGCTCTGCGGGGAGGCTTGAGGCGACCCCCTTGTACATTACCTGCTGTTCCTGCTGCTGCACCCCTTTGGACCTGCTTAGCTGATCCCGGTGACGGCTCTTAACCCTTTACTGACTTGAGCGCCCCCAAGTTGCAATTGGAGTTTGCTGACAGGACCGGCTGAAGGCATCACCGTAGGAATTACCGAAGTGGAAtcttcaagaaaagaaaaacctcttTTTTCTTCAAGGACTTGCAGCCAAAATTCTCCAAACTTTGAGGACTCTTGTTGCCATGGCCGAGCCACTCGTTTCAGCACCAGCCTCAAACTGGCAACCGTGCAGGTGCTGATGCTGTCCACGAAGAGCGAAGAGCGAACCCCGACCCGCCCCTGGGCGCAGAGGAGCCGGTGCCCGAGGACGACAGTAGGTGGCAAGCAGGAGCGCTCCCCCAGCCGGGGGGCCGTCCagggccagaggggaagggagcctGGACCCCCAGCGTCTCCTTTGCCAACCCAGGTCTGTCCAGAACCTCGCTGCCTGGAAGCGGACGAAAAGGGGCAGAATGGAGATGACTTGTCCGCTGGCGGAACGCCCCGCCGCCAGCGGGAGGGGAACAGAGGCCCGAGACCGAGCCACTCACCCAACCGTGTCCTGACTCCGAAGACAACAAGTTGGGGGCTCCTGCCGCTGGAGGCGAGGAGTCGTGGAAACAGCAGCAGAGACAGCTgggcaagaagaaacacaggcgACGCCCTTCCAAGAAGAAGCCGCACTGGAAGCCGTACTCCAAGCTGACttgggaggagaagagaaagtTCGACGAGAAACAGCGTCTTCGAGCTTCGAGGGTTCGAGCCGAGATGTTCGCCAAGGGCCAGCCGGTGGCGCCCTATAACACCACGCAGTTCCTCATGGATGATCACGACCAGGAGGAGCCAGACCTCAAAACCGGCTTCTACCCCAAGCGGGCTGCGGCCAAATCGGACACCAGCGACGAAGAGCTTATGGAAGAggcgggtggggaggtgggggcagcgaCGGGATGGGCGGAGACGGCAGCGAGTTTCCGCAGCGGGACTTCTCGGAGAGGGACAGCGGTTCCACGCGGAAAGCCTGCAGAACATGAGCAAGCAGGAGCTCCTCAGGGAGTACCTGGAGTGGAGACGCGCCTCTCTCGCATGGAGGACGAGAACAACCGGTTGCGGCTGGAAAGCAAGCAGCTGGGCGCGGCGATGACGGCGCGTccgggagctggagctggagctggagctggaccgGCTGCGCGCCGAGAacctgcagcagctgctgacGGAGAACGGGCGCCGCCGTCCAAGTTTGGGGACTGGACTGAAACTTTCTGGAGGGGAGGCACAAAGGGGACTTTTTACAGTGATGGAATGtaacatatacatgtatgtataagACAGGGGACGTTTTTATGACACATAATCAGAAGAGAAAATCCCCCCGGCTTTGGTTGGTTTGGTAAATTTAGCTATGCTGTAGCTTGCATGCTTTCTCCTGTCCTTTAATTATGTGAAACTGAGGGATGTGttacttttctttatagttttttttcttatgtgtaaTTTGACCAAGTTACAGTGCATTTTCTGTTAAAAATCCTCTCAAACTGATCTATAAGGTGGCCAAATCTGAGAACCATTAAATTCATtctaattataataaatttaatatttgtaaatgtaaaaaaattaaaaaaaaaagggacaagCATGATGGGAAATGTAGTTAGTTTGGTTTGAAGATGTGGACGGTGAGGAGCTTATAGGATGTCCAAACAGTTGGGAATTCAGACTTGGAGCAAAGGAGAAATGTTGATTCTTGGTTTGGGGATTATTGGTATATAGGGAATGACATAGGTCATGAGAGTAGGTAGATGAGGTCACCTAGGAGAACACATAGAATGAAAAGAGGGCCAAGGACCCCTGTTTGGTTTTCTTTGGTGAACTGTGTAATTCCTAGTTTGATCTTAAAAGGTATTACTCTAATGTTACCTGATAATTTGATTGTGAGTGAGGTTATAACTTACCTAAGTGGCCTCTGCAATTGCCTTCAATCACCCCTAGTTGAAAGGTGAACTTAGATTTGAAAGTGGTGGCTAAAAAAGATAATGTAGCAcagatttaacaaaatattataggattatttatttttaaatactttgttAAGGCAATTTATGaaactttatttattattattatttttaattctcacctgaggatatttttccattgattttcagaaagagtggaagagagagagaaagacagagagaaatattgatgtgagataaacacattgattggttgcctcctgctcgtgccctgaccaggactgggactggggaggagctacagccaaggtacatgcctgtgaatggaatcaaacctgtgacccttcggtccgcaggccattgctctatgcattgagccaaactggctagggcaataggaggatttagaaataaaacatattcttattttttggtCAGTTGTAATCTGACTCTCTAGAAATTCCCTAGCAATTctcatgtctttttattttgtttttagtaaaAATTAGAATGTTGTGAAAAGGAACTTAGCCTGAAAGTTTAAAGACCCATCTTTACTAGCTTTTTGACTTGGGTAAAATTTCTGAGCTTTTGTTTCTTCTCAGTAGAATATAATAATGGCATCTTGCTTTGCTTTCCTCATAAGATTGCTTAAGGTTCAATTGAGatgatacatttaaaatgataaagcatTTTAGAAACATAAAGGATTATCATTTGGTAATTGCAACataattaaaaaattgataaGATTCTAAGTGTGTCTATGCAAGGGTTAAAAAATTCTGATGCTGCAGAATTCTACATATTTGATTTACTGGGTTGGATTGTTTAATCACATTGAAAAACCAGAATTTCCCAGGTACTTGATCATAACCCAGTCTAAAATCCCATAATTAGTGCAGTCTAtatttttagttacttttttGTGATGTAAAGTGTTATTTTCAGtaacttattttaatttctttcctttaaaaaaaaaaaatctagattcaGGAGGAATCAGATATGTGGAAAATAAGAGAACTGGAGAAACAGATGGAAGATGCTTACCGGGGGAACAAAAGGAAAATGTTGCCCAGCAGTTCAAGGTGAAGTGGAGCTCTGAGAACCAAAATAATTCTCATCTTATTCAAAATCATCAACTTTTTGTTTAAAATCATTTTGGTATGCTAAAGATACATGGATTCAGTTTTGTGAGTCCTTAAGCATTCCCTCTTTCATAAACCTAGACCCAAGTATAAAGGTAATAATGGCTATCATGCATATGGTCCCACTCTTTGTACTCATTTGCAATAGAGAATTTTAAGTCTACCTTGaacaattgtaaacattaaggATTCTATGGATTCTGACCTTATCTGATATCTTTTAATCTTAGATTTTCTATTTGTATCTATGGTCGCTTAGCTGATCATATACTCCTTTCCATTATTagtctttcattctctctcccagcctttttttaatttttaaacttttatctcTAAGCCTCTTCTTTAC is a genomic window of Myotis daubentonii chromosome 9, mMyoDau2.1, whole genome shotgun sequence containing:
- the PIH1D2 gene encoding PIH1 domain-containing protein 2 isoform X1, coding for MESSSNGLLTQVTQFWNLLDDLAESNPESYKNFIQQQLKEGKQLCAAPEPQLCLQTRILKPKEKTLFINLCQWKRIPAPQSITHPVPLSVGRPEDMSETSDVYTVIDVAYNPDVLQAAEKDQVKRDQLIQMAMKCVEEQLQVTLSHVYHITKFKIKGSIQRMKQNLMGIQTGPTDLKEKMRKELTLEQIRSSTLSDSDHFPQLLLPKDQVSSKKGCLIEEISSTEIQVEMKRPAYELKIVADQNEKPLKIELKVELPGVNSVSLCDLSVSENDLLIEVSEKYRLHLNLPESVDTEMTTAKFIKEKATLIITMPLKGRESDRNINDENHCSAASGMPPTRGSSSQQAEQCALDWNQTPDPSVHRPTL
- the PIH1D2 gene encoding PIH1 domain-containing protein 2 isoform X2, whose translation is MESSSNGLLTQVTQFWNLLDDLAESNPESYKNFIQQQLKEGKQLCAAPEPQLCLQTRILKPKEKTLFINLCQWKRIPAPQSITHPVPLSVGRPEDMSETSDVYTVIDVAYNPDVLQAAEKDQVKRDQLIQMAMKCVEEQLQVTLSHVYHITKFKIKGSIQRMKQNLMGIQTGPTDLKEKMRKELTLEQIRSSTLSDSDHFPQLLLPKDQVSSKKGCLIEEISSTEIQVEMKRPAYELKIVADQNEKPLKIELKVELPGVNSVSLCDLSVSENDLLIEVSEKYRLHLNLPESVDTEMTTAKFIKEKATLIITMPLV